The segment CCAAGTACCTGCGCGTGGCGAACAGCCGCGGGATCACCGGCCTCAATGCCGCCCGCTACCTGCTGGACAACGCGGGCCTGTACGATGTGGAGATTGAGGGCACGCCGGGCGAACTCTCGGACCACTACGACCCATCCAGCCGGAAACTGCGCCTATCGCGCGGCGTCGCCAACTCCGCCTCGGTGGCTGCCCTCGGCATCGTCGCCCACGAGGTCGGCCACGCGGTCCAGCACGCTGAGGGCTACGGCCCGTTGCGCCTGCGCTCGGCTATCGTGCCTGTCGTGAGCATCGGGACGTGGCTGGGCCCCATCCTGTTCATCATCGGCTTCCTCCTGCAGGCCTACGACCTGGCGGTGCTCGGCGTCATCGCCTTCGCGGGCGCGGCGGTATTCTCGCTCG is part of the Chloroflexota bacterium genome and harbors:
- a CDS encoding zinc metallopeptidase; amino-acid sequence: MFFPGLYFDPMYLIFALPALLLGLYAQMKIRTSYSKYLRVANSRGITGLNAARYLLDNAGLYDVEIEGTPGELSDHYDPSSRKLRLSRGVANSASVAALGIVAHEVGHAVQHAEGYGPLRLRSAIVPVVSIGTWLGPILFIIGFLLQAYDLAVLGVIAFAGAAVFSLVTLPVELNASSRAMQMLTQTGLVTRQEYNGAKSVLSAAALTYVAAAAQSISTLLYYVFLLGGLRRSD